From a region of the Candidatus Brocadia sp. genome:
- a CDS encoding Rieske 2Fe-2S domain-containing protein, whose amino-acid sequence MENNRRKFLKIVSHSLGGVLAAGIAAPLVGLGIHPWLKETVYGTEDFINLGKLEDFPIGIPKKMNVTSSKMDAWNVFEGLVMGSVWVLRKEDNSLSVFSVNCPHLGCGINWGEEEKQFLCPCHEGIFDINGKVVSGPAPRSLYSYETKIENDNVLVNYKKLI is encoded by the coding sequence GTGGAAAATAACAGAAGAAAATTTCTGAAGATTGTATCGCATAGTCTGGGAGGGGTTTTGGCAGCGGGTATCGCAGCGCCATTGGTTGGTTTAGGGATACACCCGTGGTTGAAAGAGACGGTGTATGGAACCGAAGACTTTATTAACCTTGGCAAGCTGGAAGATTTCCCCATCGGCATTCCAAAGAAAATGAACGTTACCTCCTCCAAGATGGATGCATGGAATGTCTTTGAGGGATTGGTTATGGGATCGGTTTGGGTGCTGCGAAAAGAAGACAATTCTTTAAGCGTGTTCTCGGTAAATTGTCCGCACCTTGGCTGTGGCATCAACTGGGGAGAAGAAGAAAAACAATTTCTGTGCCCCTGCCATGAAGGGATTTTTGACATAAACGGCAAGGTCGTGTCCGGCCCGGCGCCGCGTAGTCTCTATAGCTATGAAACGAAGATTGAAAACGATAACGTCCTGGTAAATTATAAAAAATTGATATAA